A section of the Cuniculiplasma divulgatum genome encodes:
- the moaC gene encoding cyclic pyranopterin monophosphate synthase MoaC gives MINISEKGVVRRFARASGRIRLRPETIDLIRNHRIKKGDVVEAAKIAGITGAKEAWMRMPYCHQIPLESVDFSMELEEDGARVTCSVLANWKTGVEMDALSCVSSALLTVWDMVKYVEKDETGNYPHTRIHDIIVEEKEKSAARP, from the coding sequence ATGATTAACATTTCTGAGAAGGGAGTAGTAAGAAGATTTGCCAGGGCCTCCGGAAGGATCCGGCTGAGGCCTGAAACCATTGATCTCATCAGAAATCACAGGATCAAGAAGGGTGACGTCGTTGAGGCTGCCAAGATCGCGGGAATTACCGGTGCGAAGGAGGCATGGATGCGTATGCCTTACTGTCATCAGATTCCACTGGAATCAGTTGATTTTTCAATGGAGCTTGAAGAAGATGGGGCCAGAGTAACCTGCTCTGTGCTGGCCAACTGGAAGACCGGCGTAGAGATGGATGCTCTCAGTTGCGTTTCATCGGCTCTGCTCACTGTGTGGGACATGGTTAAGTATGTGGAAAAGGATGAAACGGGTAACTATCCCCATACACGAATTCATGATATAATTGTAGAGGAAAAGGAGAAAAGTGCAGCACGACCATAG
- a CDS encoding molybdenum cofactor biosynthesis protein B, whose amino-acid sequence MQHDHRISGFIASFHVITCSSTRTMDNDDSGRGIVNAIREKGHRVSGYQIVDDNVDDIRRAVMAGLESSDAVIITGGTGITSRDVTIEAVRSIADFEMTGFSHVFALISFQKIGASAIMSRSTAFIVGRKPVFCLPGSPGGSMLAVSKLILDQIDHIHHELGR is encoded by the coding sequence GTGCAGCACGACCATAGAATTTCAGGATTTATTGCGTCATTCCATGTGATTACCTGCAGCAGCACCAGAACTATGGATAACGATGATTCCGGCAGAGGGATTGTGAATGCCATCAGAGAAAAGGGTCACAGGGTGTCGGGATACCAGATCGTTGATGATAATGTGGATGACATAAGGAGGGCCGTGATGGCTGGTCTTGAATCGTCCGATGCAGTAATCATCACAGGCGGCACCGGAATCACTTCCAGGGATGTCACCATTGAGGCCGTTCGGAGCATAGCAGACTTCGAAATGACGGGGTTCAGTCATGTCTTCGCACTGATCTCATTCCAGAAAATTGGAGCATCCGCAATTATGTCCAGATCAACTGCTTTCATAGTGGGACGGAAGCCAGTGTTCTGCCTGCCAGGATCGCCTGGCGGATCCATGCTGGCAGTTTCCAAACTTATACTGGATCAGATAGATCATATTCACCATGAACTGGGGAGATAG
- a CDS encoding molybdopterin molybdotransferase MoeA — protein MAGTVRKKMSRFNSMISLDEVSRIVKAYSWKKLSTVEVEAATSVGMIAANTVVATKDFPPNPRSLVDGYAIRSDETEGSSPADPSRFKIVGKSEAGKGFNSAVSGGESVEIYTGGILPEGLDAVVMAENATVSGDTITVSSSVKAWENVASRGEDISAGTVLISSGNIIKPWHLPALTDGGIGRLTAFSPMRVAVLNTGDELFPDAPDHIENSGMPSMMALLPWRFSNTLWIGQVHDDPHEIARAVKESSNRWDLAIITGGSSLGRKDEVPEAMEIAGAFEVFGGIRTKPGRTTSLYSLDGKPVMSLSGFPSTSILMADLMVEMLLEAITGVSGYRIRQRLPISSDITTGSGYTRLIPGTLVEMNGRTMVAPASDNIGMRLGSLLNSSGIIIVPEWVEGYHSGDLVEFRLW, from the coding sequence ATGGCTGGTACAGTAAGAAAGAAAATGAGCCGGTTCAACAGCATGATCTCGCTGGACGAAGTTTCCCGTATTGTGAAAGCATACAGCTGGAAGAAACTTTCAACAGTAGAAGTGGAAGCAGCGACATCCGTGGGGATGATTGCTGCTAATACTGTGGTTGCCACGAAAGATTTTCCTCCAAATCCAAGGAGCCTAGTTGACGGATATGCCATAAGGTCCGACGAAACAGAGGGGAGCAGCCCAGCGGACCCCTCCCGATTCAAAATTGTCGGAAAATCGGAAGCGGGAAAGGGCTTTAATTCAGCTGTTTCTGGAGGCGAAAGCGTTGAGATCTATACCGGCGGGATTCTACCGGAGGGATTGGATGCAGTAGTAATGGCGGAGAACGCCACTGTTTCTGGCGACACTATTACGGTAAGTTCATCCGTGAAAGCGTGGGAGAACGTGGCCTCTAGAGGTGAAGATATCAGTGCAGGGACAGTACTCATCAGCTCAGGCAACATAATTAAGCCCTGGCATCTGCCTGCACTTACTGATGGCGGCATTGGCAGGCTGACCGCCTTTTCACCCATGAGAGTTGCTGTCCTCAATACAGGTGATGAACTTTTTCCGGATGCACCTGACCACATCGAGAATTCGGGAATGCCTTCAATGATGGCGCTATTGCCTTGGAGATTCAGCAATACATTATGGATCGGTCAGGTACATGATGATCCTCATGAGATTGCCCGTGCAGTCAAGGAGAGTTCGAATAGATGGGACCTGGCAATAATAACTGGTGGGAGCAGCCTGGGCAGAAAGGACGAGGTTCCAGAAGCCATGGAGATAGCAGGGGCCTTTGAGGTATTTGGAGGAATTAGAACCAAGCCAGGCAGGACTACGTCTCTCTATTCGCTTGATGGAAAGCCAGTTATGTCGCTTTCGGGATTCCCGTCCACATCAATCCTCATGGCTGACCTGATGGTTGAAATGCTGCTTGAGGCCATAACTGGGGTTTCAGGCTACAGGATTCGGCAACGGCTTCCCATTTCTTCTGACATCACCACAGGGTCAGGCTATACAAGGCTGATTCCCGGAACCCTGGTGGAGATGAATGGCCGGACCATGGTTGCGCCTGCATCCGACAACATAGGGATGCGTCTTGGCTCGCTCCTCAATTCATCCGGCATCATTATCGTTCCGGAATGGGTGGAAGGATACCATTCAGGAGATTTGGTGGAATTCAGGTTGTGGTGA